The Triticum dicoccoides isolate Atlit2015 ecotype Zavitan chromosome 6A, WEW_v2.0, whole genome shotgun sequence genome has a window encoding:
- the LOC119319190 gene encoding uncharacterized protein LOC119319190 has translation MDLEIKAAIEEERAKTQELLAEEKRQVAARERETEERTARLLEEERNRNDMANRAIYELFASMCEKNNQTPSSMPVIAPADTHNSRQASTSAIGASKNPDPPLSATTASKNPDPSPTG, from the exons ATGGATCTCGAAATCAAG GCTGCTATTGAGGAAGAGAGAGCAAAGACCCAGGAGCTTCTGGCAGAGGAAAAGAGGCAAGTggcggcgagggagagggagactgaggagaggacggctaggcttttggaggaggagaggaaccggaacgacatGGCTAACCGGGCCATATACGAGCTCTTCGCG TCCATGTGCGAGAAGAACAATCAGACCCCTTCGTCGATGCCAGTCATTGCTCCGGCggacacg CAtaactcccgacaagcatcgacgtCTGCCATTGGCGCGAGCAAGAACCCCGATCCTCCTCTGTCTGCCACTACCGCGAGCAAGAACCCCGATCCTTCACCTACGGGTTGA